GGCTACGATTTCGATCTGCCGCATCGGGTTGCCAGTGTAGCATATCCCCCGGTGTAAATCCAGACTAGCCGGGGGTTGCATTCTTTGCAGAACCATGTAAAATGTCGCCATACACCACGACCATTTTGATTGGTAGAGAGGAGTCGTTCATGAAAAAAGCGATTGTTATTGCCGGTCTTTTGATCTGTGTAGCGTGCTGCACACCGCTGTTTTCCCAAGATGATTCCGACATCAGCTTCACCCAGGAATACATCGCCTCCATGACCAAAAAGCCCGGGCCGGACCGCATCAAGGCATTTGAAGCCTACGTCAAAAAGTACTCCGACACGTCCCAGAAATTCACGCGCCTGGCTTATTACTGGATTGCCATGGACAGTTTCCAGATCCAGGATTATGCCAAGGCGGTCGAGATCGGAAAAAAATGCCTGGGATTCAACGGCTACGATAAGGGTGAAGAAGCCCGCCTCAACCTCATGCTGGGAAACAGCTACGGGGTAAAGAAAGCCTCCGTCTACAACAAGGATCTGGCGCTGAAATACACCAACGCCGCCATCGCCGTCGCCTCTTCCGCCCAGGGCCTGAATGATGTCCTGTCCGCGGCCAAAGACCTAAAATCCAAACTGACCACCCCGCCTCCCCCATCGGAATCCCCCGAGCAGAAGATGAAACGGCTGGTCCTGCAGGACGAGGATTTTTCCGCCGCCATTGATGCCTACAACA
This sequence is a window from Candidatus Aminicenantes bacterium. Protein-coding genes within it:
- a CDS encoding tetratricopeptide repeat protein codes for the protein MSPYTTTILIGREESFMKKAIVIAGLLICVACCTPLFSQDDSDISFTQEYIASMTKKPGPDRIKAFEAYVKKYSDTSQKFTRLAYYWIAMDSFQIQDYAKAVEIGKKCLGFNGYDKGEEARLNLMLGNSYGVKKASVYNKDLALKYTNAAIAVASSAQGLNDVLSAAKDLKSKLTTPPPPSESPEQKMKRLVLQDEDFSAAIDAYNKMGATDKDNADIRRMYGTALMRAGRLKEAVDVFKEMLAKDPSGTIAYRLGQAYADMSKKSRSAFDPSVRYLVEAALRFDAEDNNSNEKIAMAKAEHQLFTKYNYFSKLDQYNAKV